Below is a window of Podarcis muralis chromosome 5, rPodMur119.hap1.1, whole genome shotgun sequence DNA.
CAGGAAGCGATGGAAGCTATAGGGAGGTAGCAGAGTTGACATTTGGTCCCTATCTTTGATCCTAGGATGGTTGGAGTAATTTGGATATTTTAATCCACATGTTCAGAATAGCTAGGCAAGCAGAGAACTAGATTAGCAAGAGACTAGGCTGGAGGAAGTTGTTTAACTTGGTCCCTAAAATGGATTGCAAATCAATCCATTTTATTTACTCAGATTAGATTCAAAAGTCGTATTGGGCTTCTGGCCGAAAGCAATGTGTATCAGACAAAAATATTGACTGTCTTGTAATCAAACATTAAATAGATTTACAGATTAGTCCAGAGGCATTTGTTGTACATGGTACTTCCAATGAGCATGCACTTCTTCGTTCTTCCTTACCAGagaggaagagccatagctcagtgctaccctccagcattcctcggatgaaaatagggacattgtagtccacagggacgcgggtggcactgtgggttaaaccacagagcctaggacttgctgatcagaaggtcagaggtttgaatccctgcgatggggtgagctcccattgctcggcccctactcctgccaacctagcagttcgaaagcacgtcaaagtgcaagtagataaataggtaccgttccggtgggaaggtaaacggcgtttccgtgcgctgctctggttcgccagaagcggcttagtcatgctggccacatgacctggaagctgtacaccggcttccttggtcaataaagcgagatgagcgccgcaaccccagagtcagtcatgactggacctaatggtcaggggtccctttacctttactagaagaagaagagaagaagagtttggatttgatatcccgcttttcactccctttaaggagtctcaaagcggctaacattctcctttcccttcctcccccacaacaaacactctgtgaggtgagtggggctgagagacttcaaagaagtgtgactagcccaaggtcacccagcagctgcatgtggaggagcggagatgcgaacccggttccccagattacgagactaccactcataaccactacaccacactggctcttgagtcCACAGCAGTCCACAGCAGTGTGCTCCCACACTGCCTATAAATGTGCACCCTATATACAGGGGGAAAGTGGGGCTGGCTGAGCAACCCCAATGGCTGCTTGGATCATTTCATCTTGTTAGCCCTCATCCAACCTGCTCTGGGGCTGCCTACGTGCCATACATTTTAGGCACATTTAAAAGCACTTGCCTTCTagcaaagaaccctgggaatttgAGTTTGTTAACAgtactgggaactgtaattctgtgAAGGGTATACTCTAGCTTCCAgtattctttgggtgaagccatgtacTCTAAATGTAAGGCGCATACTTAAGTCTACATCCTTATTGGGATGAGTGTTATGAGCATACCAGGCCAGTAGCCAGCCTGAAATGGGCCAGAAAAATCAGGTTTCTGCAGGAAAACCTGAAGCTGAGATGCCATCACCTGCTGCAACACTTTGCCCAAGAAAGTGTTGCCCAAGAAAATAAGACCAGAAACAATAGAAGAGAATGAAGTATGAGTCTAAATACCAAAGAGATGAGTGCAAAACTTGAAGAAGCACAAAATGTCctggtttgtttggggtttttttttggggggggggtcactacAACAGAACATGGAAGAGGAATCCAAAATAAGGCACAAACAATAGCATACTGATAGAAAGCAACACATATATTGGGCTAGGAGTGTAATCAGGTGTTAAGTTAAACAGATGTTATCAAATGAGTTATCAAAGAAGGAAGATTAAATTATTATGGGAAGGAGAGTGTGCAAgcttttgtatatttttattttaaaaaaatctctagaAACTACCACTGTTCTAAGAGTTCATACAGATTGCAGATTTTCTGAGACGTAGAAGAGTGCTTTTTCTTGGGCAAGCTGTTCTTCAATCCAAGTGTTCATAGCACCTCAGTCAGATGctcttaaaatcaaaataaacccTTTTCTTCAAAGAGCAACTTGTGCTTTGAGAAAGAGATCGAGTATGTActctttcttgttgttgtcatgGGCTCACATTAGATAAACTCTCGTGCAGTTTTTGGAATTATTTATAACAGAGACGGTGAGCACTTAATCGGTTTACTATCTGAGAATCCatgcaaactttttaaaaggaagaagaaagagctCGGGAAAAGAATTGCAGAACTGTATCAATTATTTCCGGAGTCTATGGTATTTTGCAGGGAGgctgagctgcccaagggagtaGGCTGCTGCCAGTGGCAtccatggagaggcaatgggatgttGCCTTACAGCTGATGCTGCCACCATCACACAGgacaaaactcctcctcctcgagctCAGTAGTGGTGGCACTGGTGGGGGATCAAATGGGATGGGACTGTCCTGGGAAAACCgggacagttggagggtatgctagggCCCAGAGCCCAACTTTTGCTTTGTGTCTGTCCTCcacaccaaaaacaaacaaacaaaccaaactcCTCTTATCTGAGCTCTGCCCACTTTGATCTGTGATTTGGGTTCTAAGACATTCTGTATGAAACAGATTCTGTGCCCCATTCATTCTTACGGGGACTCTCactcccctcccctgctttttGGCAGGAACGGGTGGAATTTGCAAGCAGAAGAGTCCCTCTCAGAGTTGGTTAAGCCTGCCATGTTGAAGATTCAGGGGCTTTTAAGGCGAGGAGTAAGGTAGACTTGCTTTCCTCCGTAATCCAAATGGGGCAATACCTTTGTTTACATAACTAAAACTCCAAAATCTGCATTAGTTTCATAATTCATAGGGAGTGACTATGAGGGTTTTCATTGTACTTTCCTAAGATAACTAAAGAGGTGGCCAAGTGTTATGTATTTTTGCTTGTGCATTGATAGTAGCTTCACAGTGGGCCAATCAGCTTTCTTGGTGCTTGTTTGTGTTAGGAGGGGATGTCTCAAGAACAGAAACTAACCTATCAAATTTGTTAAATCAGATTTTAATCCTTTGCTGCTCTACTGCAGACAGCATTTAGGCAACCTCAGTTCTTGTAAAACCCATGGACTAGAATATTCACAGAGGAGCagaaaaaacatagaaaaatggAGAGTACAGAAAGACAGAGCAACACATGGATTGACGGCCCCCTTGATCTGACTCCTGCGTGTGTGTTGACATTGATCATGAGATAGAAATTGGTGAATAGCAGAGTAAATTTGATGGCAAATTCTGTCTCTTCCTAGGAAGCACTTAGTTTCAAAtgctatttattgatttattattagtGTTCCTTGCCTACTAACCAAAGTTctgaaggtggcttacaacagatctgaaatacaataaaacagaaaatggTATAATAGCTATTAAGGTTAAGGTGGGGCAAAGCTGTAAACAAGTCCCACCCCTTCCCATGTTCCAAGCGTCACCTCTTCTGGACCTCTGGGCCACTGTTGATATCTCAAGAATTAATCCTGGCTCTGAATCAGTTGCCAAAGTGAAGGGCCTTCCtccctgagctgctgctgctgcctgtgatggcctggaaatccgattcagagggtgaaccagaggaatcccagcctgcacaggagtccccacctccagggccggatgaactggggcagggccttgattctgaggcgcctgcacctgtgccggatcctcaggagcaggcaccaggtgaatccattctggctccagaggtagttgaggactcagtacctacaggtgagtctccccctgggcccagtaacccttcagcctctcctgaactgcagaggctcagggcagagaggcgaagggaactggtttctcccaggaggagtgctcgccttaaggccaggagaggcgggtctcctgggggccgggaccgcccctggcctcagagaagataaaggccagtcagcctggtcccaggttgcgggagcaacgtcgtcgttgagtacctgctcctgtccggacccagacctaaccctccagtgttcctgtccccactCGGCTTCCTGCTCCGGACCTCGCCccactccttgcgaactgtttacaggctagtgacccaggaccggacttcgactacgtcaacggtaaccttccccctggGACCGGCACACTGCCTCTCATACCCTATGACTCTCGTGACAGATGCAAGGGAAGCTGAGGTAGCAAATGTgtttattattgctgttattattattactcgttTCATTTCTAAGCCacttatttttaaggggggaaacctccaagcagtttacaacaaaattaaaacatcaaataaaacaatccagaacaaaacattcctgaagaaagtcaaatataaagtatacattcaaagcaacgtaattaacaggaaactaaaacacCACCATAAAGATTTCAAATTAAAATGttacaaaggaggtcagctaCACATTGCACATTTAACGCAGCAAAGTTAAGACAAAAAATATGATCTTacagatttcaaaagaaaacattactaaaggaagtcaaatacagCATCCACATTTAgaacagcataattagcaagagagagaaaaatattgtCTTAAGCAGAGATCCCCCTCACAACAAAGTAATAATAGAAtgattaacaacaataataattatatcTGTTGCACTCCCAAAGATAAACCatggattttaaaaatggggaacCCCAGATCACATTGGGTATTTGAAAGGTTCATGTGAAAGGTGATCACTTGGCACCATAAAGACAGCAAAggtggcaccaggtgagcctttcTGGAGAGGTGGTTCCATAATGGGGAGGCACTACTGAAAAAACCTTCTATCTGGTCCCTATCTACCTCACCCCATTCATGACATCCTCTGAAGGTACTCTAGAGGTCCAAGTAAGTAGATATGGGGAGAGGCAATCATTCACTTCACTTGATCCCAGGCTGTTGAGGTCTGAAAGATTGCCTCCCCCCATATCTACTTACGTGGATCTCTAGAGCACCCTCAGAGGATGTCATGAATGCTGCACCTCTAgccaattctctctctttcttcacaCCTGATTTTTGATGCTTAAAATGAGGAAGACGCCTATCAGACTCCTTGGGTGGTTAGGTTTGCCTACAGGAAACTTCCGAGAAGAGAACTGATGGGGGCACTGTCAGCTTGAGCATTCCTCCCCTTCACCCCCCCCAACCCTGTTTAAGGAAGGGAGGAATAATAGTGTGTTGGCAAGGGTTCTCCCCACCTCAGATCCTGAAGCCAGGCCTGGAACTGACCCACACGATGCCACAAACACATATACCGTATTGGGTTTCTCCCCGTCTCGCTTAAAGCAAGGATACATTTACACCAAAGGTTCTTCAAGCTCTTCAATTCATGCCTGCCAATATGCCCCTCAGATTTACAGCAGCTTCTGGGAGAAGAGACATATTCATTTTCTATGCACAGCCAAGGCAGGGTACTCCATTCTGAGAGGCATCTACGGAGCCTGTTTTATCATCAGTCAGGGTCTGCGAATAAGTTCTGAATAAATGAGGAAAACTTTTGAAATATTAATAAGGCCTTCATTGCGAGATGCTTTGATTTGTACAAAACTGATGCCTTCCTTCAGAAATCGCCGTGGACCCGGGCCAGTTCCTTCAGCGCAGCACGCCACCGTTTGTGTACAGCTGCAAATATTATTCAGCTGGCACTTAGAGAAAACAAGAATATATTGATTAATTGATAGGACTCTTGCCATCTCAGCTGCTCAGAAGTTAATTACAGGAGGGTGGAGTGGAGGGGGGAAAATCCGTCACTGTTTGCCCAATGTGAAATGAGGAGGAAAAACACACCAAGGAAGGATCTATGCAGCCACGTTAAAAATAGAAAGCAAGCCAAATAGAAAGGTTTCACTAAAAGTGCTATTAAATTGGATATCAGAAAATACCAGGGGAGCTGATCCAATTACCGGTGCAGTCCAAAGAACAACAGTTTTGTTCCAGCCATAATTTGGCTCGGGTTCATCATAAGAAAGGGCCAAAACTAGAATAGCCAATTGATAGGGCCTGAAGATGGACAAACAACTTTCTACCTTCACTGGCAGAGGCAACACACCTCTCAACACCAGTTGCCAGGGATCACAGGTAAGCCAAGTGccgttgtgctcatgtcctgcttgtaggcttcccacagacatgaccacagtgagaacaggaagcttccctagatggaccattggccaggTCTAGGAGAACCTTCTTATGATCCCCTATGTGACTATTGAGgccattttgttgtttagtcgtgtccgactcttcgtgaccccatggaccagagcacgccaggcactcctgtcttccattgcctcccgcagtttggtcagactcatgtttgtagcttcgagaacactgtccaaccatctcgtcctctgtcatccccttctccttgtgccctccaactttcccaacatcagggtcttttccagggagtcttctcttctcatgaggtggccaaagtattggagtctcagcttcaggatctgtccagcactcagggctgatttccttaagaatggataggtttgatcttcttgcagttcatgggactctcaagagtctcctctagcaccataattcaaaagcatcaattctttggcgatcagccttctttatggtccagctctcacttccatacatcactactgggaaaaccatagctttaacttcacggacctttgttggcaaggtgatgtctctgctttttaagatgttgtctagatttgccaacgcctttctcccaagaagcaggctacttttaattccgtggctgctgtcaccatctgcagtgatcacggagcccaagcaCATGCAATTTAGCCTTTCAGATCCCATGCTGTATCCTTTTCCCTGGGGAAAAATATGATTCAGATTTCTTCCCTCTGAAACGCTATTGTTGTTACATAAAATTTGTGCCCTGCTCCCATTTGCAGTGTAGGCTGAGCCAGTTTGAGCTGCAGATAACCAGTTGCACATAATAATTGGTGGCCTTGGATGGGGATGCATGTCTATTTGTGCATGAAAATATGCTTTGAGCCATTCCGCTGGATGAGCATTGCTACATACCCTGCACcatttctcggatgaaaataggaacatcctaggACATCTGTTTCTGCAGATCTGTTtctggctacacacacacacacacacacacacacacacacaattttttttactgTTCTTATTCCAATTTGTTTGTCCTGAGTGTTCTATGACTAAAGATGCCTTCAGAAAAGCAAGTGGTCTCTGAAGCAACCTTGTCTGAATTAGAGTATTGATTTGATTTGGGAAAAGTTAGCCTTCTTCAAAAATCACAGTATTGACAATAGGATTGGCTCAAATTCCCCTTAAAATTGTCAGTTTCACCTAATTGGTCAAACAGATGACTAACCGGACCCATGAAATCTAGACCGCATAGATTTTTCACTACCCAGTAAACTGTACATTTGTCTTGAATGGAACAGTGTGATTGACTAAGACAAAGTGTTAATTATGGGCTTGTTTAGCCAGCAAAAGAATGGCTAGcataggttttgttttgttttgtttgtttctggccTGGCCTTCAGGCAGATGCTGTTTTGAATATGATTCTGAATGAAAAGCTGTCAGCTTAGCTGTGTGGCAATGCCCTGTCTATGGCTCTTCCCTGTCTCCAGTTAAATGACATTTGTCACACTTAAACAGAAACAATTATTAATAATTTTCATTTCATTAGGAGCACTACAATGAAATGTcaacaacttttaaaaatgctgcagGAGTGTACAAATTAATTTAGATTTTCAGAAGtgtaattatttttttgtaagtaCCAGACTGTGTAATCATTCTGGGTGCTATTACTCGTGCAATCAATTATCCTGAGATATACTTATCTGGTTTCAAACATGATTTCCTACTGTCACCTGTTGGTGGGATTGATGTTTTTTTGATGGAAGAACATTAGGAATCAGTTTCCAGTTTTGTATACAACCCCTGGGACTTATCAAAGCCAGCCTCTGCATAACACATTTTAATTTTGCAATTAATTCTGCAGAAACACTGTGGCAATATACGGGAAAGGGGAAAACTCAGTTGCAGCAGAAAGCAGTGAGCCACACTGGGTCCTGTAGGAATGATGCAGAGACAGAGCTCTATCAACATTAGAGATGAGTGAATCTGTCAgtgtcagtttctctcagtttcacaTTTCTCCAGTCTCAAGTTCACTTCctcccatttccacatcattttgcagCTCCCCACTCCTGATGTCCTCACAAACATTTAGCAGCATTCTAGAGTGAATTCCTCCACATAAACCCATTTTTGTGGTTCGAGGTCCCGACCCcggtgaagtgaaatgaagacacaaggacacgtgatataaggttaatgggctaggaaaggccacaactttattggttacagcatttaaaaggtattggcttaggcattggatcgaaacaagtgggttcttcaccagtaggtggagcctgtcgatgccaatccgactataggctcacccctgctgtcaccgagggtcgtgccaaggcctcccgccaagcaggcatcggacggaatacacgacccccagattcctttaacggaatacccctaaaaattgaaggcataggcgatggccacacctagcacttccactcagcgcaacacattattccaatgcctaacctacccaccaataccacaaaagttgtgacgattgctacgaggtaggcgaaaaaaccaattagcctagtgccaaatggaaaaactcctaccaggccccccagccaaccagggcgaccaacctaaggtccatagcaaggccaaaaccCGAGCCCTaactaaagggagtggagggtgggtgactcgcgaggggcgaaggaaggaagaatgaggccgggggaaggctggcgctgcagcaaaatgctgctgaacacgcccccaccgtggcccccggttggatggccacagagggggcgtgagcgccagccaggtgagtgggcagcagggggccacgccccctgctagccggagctcgagccccgaccacaacccctcccctccccttcggggaggagagtctttgtggttCGAGGTCCCGACCCcggtgaagtgaaatgaagacacaaggacacgtgatataaggttaatgggctaggaaaggccacaactttattggttacagcatttaaaaggtattggcttaggcattggatcgaaacaagtgggttcttcaccagtaggtggagcctgtcgatgccaatccgactataggctcacccctgctgtcaccgagggtcgtgccaaggcctcccgccaagcaggcatcggacggaatacacgacccccagattcctttaacggaatacccctaaaaattgaaggcataggcgatggccacacctagcacttccactcagcgcaacacattattccaatgcctaaccgccacccgagctaaaggctcgccgccaataccctcaaagctgcaaccaatcccagaTGTTTCTAATGACACTAGCTAACCAGAAGTCATTCCCCAGATCAGATAGGTGGACACCGTCATCCCGGTATAAAGCTTTGTCGCTAATCCGGATACGGTCATGGTAAATCACTCGGCCATCCATAaagcgcacccaacgggctaccgcccgatttacgagtttcctggttctttcaatggccatacagtctTGCGCACCGCGCCACACAGTTCTTTTCAAGAAGGAGGACCAGCACACTGTCGTCCCGGGACACAGGGCTGCAAATGCattcaagtctctttttatgcTCGACAGCAAGTCCACGCTCCTTTTGTTGCCAAGGTCATTTTCCCCTAAATGAATCACCAGGATGTCGGGAGAGCCGCGCTTGGCTATTTTCTCCCGCAGCAAAGGCATCAGTTCTTCCCAACGCATGCCTcttctcgaaaaccaggaaactcgaacGTCACGTGGCAGACCAAGGTTGGGTGCCAGGCCGCAGCTCACCGCTCGCACGCGGGCCCAATGAACAATGCTGTGACCGCAAATCCACACACTTCTTCCGGGCATAGCTGGGAATAAAATAGAACAAAAGGAAAGGTAAGCAGACTAAGACTAAGGGGTAGGTGCAAGGGTGCGAATATATGACTTATAAACATTGGATTTCCACCGGCCCAACTCTTTTATCCTTTCTGCCGGCAACCCCAGGTGCGCGGCCGTGGTGGCGGCCCCGATCCTGAACGAATGTGCAGCGTACTCATGGGGGGGTAGGCCACAAGCCTCAATAGCCTTGCGCATTACTCTAGTGAATTGGTACCTCAACAGGGGCGACCCATCCTCGTGAATCAGGAACGGTCCCGGGATGGCAGGTCTAAGGCGGAGAAACCGCCTTGTGTCCTTCACCGGACATGGGCCCTGCTGGGCCGACGCCGTGAGCTTGAGCAGGACACCCTTGCCAGTCTGATCGGTCTTGGACTGACGCACCAGTACTGACACAGCAGATTCAGATAGCTGTACATCCTCACACAGGAGGCCGCGAGTTAAACCCCGAGCACTGGCTTCACACACAACCTCACCAACTCTGAGCGCACCAAAAAAGGCTATAGCGTAAGCCGCAGAGAAGAGCCGTGCCTCAAACTTAGACCAACAAATTGTCCTGAGCTTTACGCGTATCTGAGATAGCAATCCATAAGAAATAGGCTTACGACCAACGGTCCTGGGCGGTTGTAACCTGCCCCAACCTTCAATGGCTCTACGGATCAGGAAATCGCTACATGGGTCTTGCGCAAACGTCGCCTTTGAAAAGAAGCTGATGGCTGCTACGTGGATCTTTAACGTTTTCGTAGCACGTCCGAGGTCATCCAGATGGGACAGGTACTGCAGGACGTCATCAGTGGTGGGGGGTGTGTTATGTGACAGCCCAGACAACCCAaacctgaaacccaggaaatcacACCAGGCCTTCTTATAGGACCTGAGCGTGGAAGGTGCCACCGACGCTAATACTCCCTGTATCACTTTGCGTCTCCAACGTTCCACAGGTGCTCCGGAAAGGGTTCGGGCGACAGTTGTGCTCCAGGTGCGAGCGACCGGAAACGAGGAATCTGGAATCGAGACAAGGCGTCGGCTATATCATTATTGGCACCTGGTACGAATTTGGCTGAAAATAAGATATTGTACTCAAGGCAACGGAGGACGAAcgcccgcaggagagaggagaccCTCGCAGACCGCGATGACTGCCTGGCAAGAATGTTCACCACCGCCAGGTTGTCGGTCCTGAAGCACACTCGGTGATCTCGGAACTCCTCTGTCCAGATGTGCACGGCCACTACTATTGGAAAGAACTCGAGAAAGGTGAGATCCCGCGTGATGGCCTGACCCTGCCATGCTGAGGGCCAGCGTTGCGCGCACCAGCGCCCTTTGAAATACAAACCGAAACCTAAAGACCCTGCTGCGTCCGATTGAACCTGAAAGTCGGATGATAGATTCAAAACATCCTGCCAAAGAGAGACCCCGTTATATTTTTCCAAAAAGGCTGTCCAGACCTCGAGATCTGCTTTGACTGACCTGGGGAGGCGAACCCTGTGTAGGGGGTGTTTCAGACCGACTGACAATCTGGCAAGGCGAGCACAGAAGGGGCGTCCGGGGGACACCACCCTGCACGCGAAGTTAAAGTGGCCCAATAAAGATTGCATTTGCCTAAGGGTGATCTTCCTAAGCTTAAGAGTGTCCTGAATTAGTTGTTTAAGGGCTGCAATCTTTTCAACAGGTAAGCGGGATGACTGGGCCACTGTATCCAGCTCGATGCCAAGGTAAGTTAAGCGCGTGGCTGGTCCCTCCGTTTTCTCGGCCGCaagagggaccccaaggtcctcggCCAGGGCTGAGAAGGCCTCCAGCAAGGAGGCGCACTCCCCCGTGTTGGCTCCGCCCACGAAAAGGAAATCGTCCAGGTAATGCGTGACCCCAATGGTATTTGCCCTGAAACGCAAGGCCCAGTCCAAGAACGTGCTGAAGGCTTCGAATGCCGAACAGGCAACAGCGCAGCCCATTGGCATGGCCCTGTCAACATAGTATTTTCCCTGAAATTTAAAACCCAGCAACCGGAAATCAGCGGGATGCACTGGCAAGAGGCGGAAGGCGGATTCGATATCACACTTTGCCAACAACGCCCCGGGGCCGAAACTGCGGATCAACTTAACTGCCTGATCGAAGGTGGCGTATTTCACTGTGCATAACTCGGGCGGGATGGCATCGTTGACCGAGCCACCCTTTGGGAAGGACAGATTATGAATGAGCCTGAATTCACCGGGGGTCTTCTTGGGCACAATGCCTAGCGGGGATATGTGCAAATTTGGTATGGGGGGACTATCGAAGGGGCCTGCAACCCTGCCTGCACTGACCTCTTTTGCTATCTTTCTTTCAGCAACTTCCGGTCTCTCTCTAACTGATTTTTGATTGGGTGAATCTTTCGCAATTAGTGAGCCCGCTATGGGAATACGAAACCCACTGGAAAAACCTTCCCTGAGGTAGGAAGCTGCATCCTTATCCGGGTAAAGAGACAGAAGATTGCAAAGGGGGACGAGCTTGATAGGGGAAAAGGCCAATCCCAAGACTGCCTCACCGTCTGTTCCCTGCTGCGGGGGCCCCCCTGGAACTGGGATGATGGGACCCCCGGCCCCCACGAAAGGGCTGCTTCCCCCCTCTTAAGCAGGATGTAACAGGGTGGCCCCCGGCGCATCTTTCGCATTCATGTGTGAATTTACAAGATGGCCTTTGGCAAAACCCTTTGTTGTACTCCCAGCACACCCGACGCTTAAAATCCTTCTTTTGGTCACTTCTAGCCGACCGATACGCGTCGACTGGCCTCTTTTCTACGTACGGACCAACAGCCACGGACCATATACCATTCTCAATCTGATCCCAGCGTGCTAAAGGGATTCTGGACGCCTTCCTTCTGAATTTTTTGTCATAGTTTatggccgccgcctcccccgaaAGGGCACAAGCCGTGCGAATATGTGAAAGGTAGGCGACGAGGTGAACCGCCCGCTTGGGGTAGGCAGCGACAATCGTCcccataaaggcttgaaaaccaTCAAGCCAATTTTCAAACGTCCTAGGCACAGAAGGGTATTTGCTCTTTCTCTTGCCATGCGAGGGCCTCTTTTCACCCCTGCCTAACTCCTCTGCTGGGGGCACTAATTTAAACATGTCAACAAACTCACCATTTAAGATTTTTGCTCGTAGTTTAGGAGATAGATGTTCACCTGGTATA
It encodes the following:
- the LOC144327883 gene encoding uncharacterized protein LOC144327883, yielding MAPKRKRAPVAARSSAESASRGRQGRGNNTRPPVSHLLNAFRSFLDEYEQRFPDANPSPPSSPDVIPDTQEFPESSQSSQWDEMPSTSAALFNDTQSVRTRSQSRASASGSRARGGKATSKSASKSTRNNNSAAPSSSNRSQDKRPRAQSPDSEASSAAEDAQQEEEGAATAATAEKPSGKRREKKKHTCRKSRSRRDDSDDDTGTSSSEYDSDASLGSYWGKGEEISGLPDWALSRRANSHRKKFGGSQEWKDGALVKDATSSTYSTSDVIPGEHLSPKLRAKILNGEFVDMFKLVPPAEELGRGEKRPSHGKRKSKYPSVPRTFENWLDGFQAFMGTIVAAYPKRAVHLVAYLSHIRTACALSGEAAAINYDKKFRRKASRIPLARWDQIENGIWSVAVGPYVEKRPVDAYRSARSDQKKDFKQGGSSPFVGAGGPIIPVPGGPPQQGTDGEAVLGLAFSPIKLVPLCNLLSLYPDKDAASYLREGFSSGFRIPIAGSLIAKDSPNQKSVRERPEVAERKIAKEVSAGRVAGPFDSPPIPNLHISPLGIVPKKTPGEFRLIHNLSFPKGGSVNDAIPPELCTVKYATFDQAVKLIRSFGPGALLAKCDIESAFRLLPVHPADFRLLGFKFQGKYYVDRAMPMGCAVACSAFEAFSTFLDWALRFRANTIGVTHYLDDFLFVGGANTGECASLLEAFSALAEDLGVPLAAEKTEGPATRLTYLGIELDTVAQSSRLPVEKIAALKQLIQDTLKLRKITLRQMQSLLGHFNFACRVVSPGRPFCARLARLSVGLKHPLHRVRLPRSVKADLEVWTAFLEKYNGVSLWQDVLNLSSDFQVQSDAAGSLGFGLYFKGRWCAQRWPSAWQGQAITRDLTFLEFFPIVVAVHIWTEEFRDHRVCFRTDNLAVVNILARQSSRSARVSSLLRAFVLRCLEYNILFSAKFVPGANNDIADALSRFQIPRFRSLAPGAQLSPEPFPEHLWNVGDAK